From the genome of Verrucomicrobiota bacterium:
GAAGGCGATGTGTCGGTGGCCCAATTCGAGCAAGTGTCGGGTGGCGCGTTCGCCGGCCTGAAGGTCGCCACACTCGACATTCGGAAAGTCGGCGCAGAAAAGGGCTCGCTGGCCGAGGACGACAGCGGGTGTGCCCTGGGCGGCGAGGAATTGGTAGACGGGCGCCTGGGCAGCGAGGCGGTACACGGGCGCCACCAGGAATCCATCCGCGTTGCGCGCAAAGAATCCGCGAAGGACTTGCTCTTCTCGTTCCGCCCTCTGCAGGGTTTGACCCACCAACAGGTGATAGCCCCGGGCGTGGGCCTCCTCCTCGATGCCGGAAAGGACACGAATCCAATAGGGATGGGAGAGCGAGGGCAGGACGACGCCGAGCAAACGAGTGCGGGTATTGCGCAAGCTCGCGGCGGCGGAGTTGGGCACGTAACCCATTTGCTGGGCGAGCAATTTGATTTTGGATTTCGTGGCGCTTGAAATATCAGGCTCGTCTCGCATGGCTTTCGAGACGGTCATGATGGAAACCTTGGCGCGCGAGGCGATGTCCAGCAGCCGCACGCGGGCCAGGTTTCGCCGGGGACGGGGTGGAGTGGGGGACGCCTCAGACATGGCCGCCGCTCCAATGGAGTTTGCGCCGGAGGGTTTCGAAGAAGGAAGTTCCGGAGGGGTAGAGCAGGCGCAGCCGGCGCCGGCTGCGGCGAACGTGGACACGGTCGTCGTGGCCCAGGTTGAGACTGACCTGACCGTCGGCCGTCAGAATGGCGGAAGGGCGGGTGGAGTGAACCGTCACGGTCAGCACCTTATCCAGACCGATGACCACCGACCGATTGGAGAGCGTGTGGGGGCAGATCGGGGTGATCATGAAGACGGGCGCATCGGGTGCGACGATGGCGCCACCGGCCGAAAGCGAGTAGGCGGTGGAGCCTGTGGGGGAGCTGATGATCAGCCCGTCACACCGGTAGCGGGTGAGCGGCTGATGATCAACCGCGACATCGAGTTCGACCATGCGCGAAGCGCCAGACCGGTTGATGACCAGGTCGTTGAGGGCGCGAAAGACGGGGCTTCGGTTTCCGGCCTCGATGCGACCCGTGATGAGGGGGCGCGAATCCATCAGGAACTCGCCCTGCCAGACCTGCCGCAGGATGCGCGGAAGATCACTGGCCACCACGGCGGTGAGAAAGCCGAGATTGCCGATATTGATTCCGAGGACCGGGGTGTCGAGTCCATCGAGTTCTCGAGCGACCCGGAGCATGGTGCCATCGCCGCCCATGACGAGCAGAAGGTCGCACGCGGCCGCGAGGCTCCGGGTATCGGGATGGGTGGGAAGGTTCAGCCGGGCGAGGGCCGCGGTGGCGGCATCGGCCAAAGGCTCGCGCCCGGCGCTAGCGACGAGCTTGCAAGCCTGCCGCGCTACTCTCGGGGCGTCCGATTTCTCGGCGTTGGCGATGAGCCCCACCTTCAGGATTGTGTCAGCCAGTTTTCTCAAGCCAGACCAGGAATTCTTTATTGCCGGCAGGGCCGAGTATTGGGGATTCGACCACCCCACGCCAGCTCAACCGCGCGTCTTGAACCGTCCAGCTTTGGAGTTCTCTCAAGATACGGTCGTGAATGGCGGCATCACGAATCACGCCGGCGCCTTTGCTGGCCTCGGCGCGTCCGGCCTCGAATTGAGGTTTGACGAGGGCCACCACTTTCGCGGCGTTGTCGAGCAGAGGGATGAGCGGGGGCAAAATGAGTTTAAGAGAGATGAACGAGCAATCCGCGACGGCCCACCTGAAAGGTTGAAAAGGCTGGGGAAAGGAATGGGGGCTGAGATTCCGGGCGTTGGTCTTTTCCATGACCACGACCCGGGGATCCTGCCGGAGCTTCCAGGCCAGCTGGCCATGGCCCACGTCGACGGCGTAGACGCGGGCGGCACCGTGCTGGAGCAGGCAATCGGTGAAGCCGCCCGTCGAAGCCCCAAGATCCAGCGCGGAAGCCTCAGCGGGCGACAATTGGAAATGACGAAGCGCGTGTTCGAGTTTGAGTCCGCCCCGGCTGACATAGCGTTCCGGGCTCTCCAATTCGATCGCGTCGGAGAGGTGCACCCAGTCGCTTGGCTTTTGGGCGCGGCGCCCTTTCACACGGACCTGTCCGGCCAGGATGGCGATTTGGGCTTTCTCGCGGCTGGGGAGAAGCGCCAGGGCGACGAGCGCCTGGTCGAGACGGAGTCGCGAGGACCGGTTGGAGGCGGGAGGCTTGGGGCTTGGAGTCGGGTTCACGTGGCGCCCGCGATGGATTCCTCACGCCCTGGCCCGGAAATTTCATACCCCTTCTGCTGCGACTTGCTGCGAGCCCGACTGGCGTTGTTGGCCTCGCTTTCCTCACCGGTCAGTATGTTCTCATACATCCCTGTCTGCTGTAGCGCAGGCTGCCCAGCCTGCGGGGCGACGAAGGAAACCAAGCGTGTGGAGAGCATGGAAGGGCCTGGTTCTTCACCCGCCGGGCCGCCGGGCAGTCGGCGATACGGCAGGCTGGGCAGCCTGCGCCACACGACAAACAACTTCGGGATGCACGGTGGTGTTCCCCAAGACCTATTTGGGAGCATTCAACTGGCGCAGCGTATCGTAATACGTGCTCAGAAAAATGGAGTTGTCGGCGATGGCTTTCTGCACGACGCCGCTCAGATTGAGCAGATCGGTGGGGTGGATCACGGCGTGAACGCTTTGCTGGAAGCCCTGCATGGGGTTCATGGTCTGAAAGTCGCTTCCGATGAGGAGGACGGTCGCGTGCCGTCTCAGATTCATGGGCATGGTCTGGAGCGTGCGCAGGGAGATGTTTTCCTCGGGACTGCTGCACTGGAAGCACTCCTCCAGGACGACCAGCTGATACTGAATCTGCGCGAAGCGCATGATGAAGTCTTCGTGGGTCAGCGGCGTGTGGATCTTGTATTCCAGTTCGTTCAACACCGTTTGGGCGATGGAGAGGTAATCCGGAGTCGTCAGGGCCAGCAGCGCCGGCTTGTCTTCAGGACGGATGAATTCGAATTCGAGGGACATGGCGGGGGCGGGGTGGGGAACGGCTAGAGTTTGAGTTTGAGCGCGCCGGGAATGGCGGGAGCAGGACCCTTCTTGGCGGCTTCTTCCTTGGCTCTGGCCTTCTCCTCTTCCTCGGTTTTCATTTTGAGATTGCTGAGCGAGGAAGTTTGTTCCCCGCGTCGCTTCTTGATGTTGTCGATGCCGCGGGTGGTCGGGCCGCGTTTTGAGCAATACAGCAAGGCGGTTTCCTCCGTGATGGCGCCTTGTTCGTAAGCGTCCATGCAGGCTTGGTCGAACGTGCGCCAGCCGAACGTATAAGCGGCCTCGACGATTTCGTAGAAGCTTTTGCCCTCGCTCTCGCCCTGGACGATGCTGTCCTTGATCCGGATGTTGGAGCCCATGATTTCGAGGAGCGCCTGGCGTCCTCCTCCGATTTTGGGTGCCAGTCGCTGGCTGACCACCCAGCGGAGTGTGTCCGCCAGGCGGAGGCGGATTTGCTCCTGTTCGTCGGTTTCGAACATGCCCAGAATACGGTTGATCGTCTGCCTGGCGTCGATGGTGTGCAACGTGCTCATGACGAGGTGGCCGGTTTCGGCGGCGCTCAGTCCGAGTTCGACGGTTTCGCGGTCGCGCATTTCGCCGACCAGAATGATCTTGGGCGCCTGGCGAAGCGCGGCACGCAGGCCGCTGGAAAACTTGTCGAAGTCCGTGCCCATTTCGCGCTGATTGAACGTGGCCTTTTTCTGCGGGTGAACGAATTCCACGGGGTCTTCGAGGGTGACGATGTGGATGGACTTGGTTTCGTTGATCTCGTTGAGGAGGGCGGCCAGGGTCGTGGATTTGCCGGATCCGGTGGCCCCGGTCACGAGGATGAGGCCGGTCTTCTCCTTCGCCATGTTGTGGAAGGTGTCCGGGAGCTTGAGGTCGCCGAGGGTTGGGATCTTGGTGTTGAGTTTGCGGAGCACGATCGAGTAGTGGCCGCGTTGGGAGAAGATGTTGACGCGGAAACGGGCCTTGCCGGTCAGCGAGTAGGAGGCGTCGCAGGAGCCGGTGCGCAGGAGATCTTCCGTCAACCATCGTGATCCATTGACCAGATTGAAGGCGATGGTCTCGGTTTGAAACGGGGTTAGTTTTTCCACCGGAGGGACGATCGGCACGGGGACCAATTGAACGGAGCTCTCCACCTGCAGCGGCTTGTCGACGGTGATGTTGAGGTCGGAGACATCCTTGTTGGAATCCAGCATCGTGCCGAGCACGTAATCGAGTTCGTTGCGGCGCATGGCGGAGGGTGGAGTTCGGAGTGAGGCTTTGGAGTCTTGGGGTTGGCGGTTTACTCAACTTCGCCATTGGCTTTGGCTTCCTCTTGTTCCTGGGGGTGAGGAAGGGGAAAAACTTCTTTTTGTCCAGGGACTTGTCGAAAGCGTCGTGAGGAGCCACCCGTTTCATTTTGACGTGTTCCATGATGGCGTCGTCCAGGGGCTGGTTGCCGAGACGCTTGCCGACCTGGATCATGCCGGCAATCTGGTGCGTCTTGGCTTCGCGGATGAGGTTGCCGATGGCGGCGGTGACCACGAGGATTTCCAGGGCGGCGACGCGTCCCTTCTTGTCGATTCGTTTGAAGAGGTTTTGGGCGACCACACCGCGCAAGGCTTCGGACAAGCTGGCTCGGACCTTGTTTTGCTGTTCGGCCGGGAAGACGTCGATGATACGGTCGATCGTCTTGGCGGCGCTTTGGGTGTGAAGCGTTCCGAACACCAAGTGACCGGTGCTGGCGGCGGTGAGCGCCAGTTCGATCGTCTCGAGATCGCGCATTTCGCCGACGAGGATGATGTCGGGGTCCTCGCGCAAGGCGCCTTTGAGGGCGGAGGCGAACGAGCGCGTGTGGAGGCCGACTTCGCGATGGTTGATGAGCGAGGCTTTGCTTTCGTGGACGAATTCGATCGGGTCCTCGACGGTGAGGATGTGGTCTTTCCGGTTCTTGTTCGCGTAATCCACCATGGCGGCCAGGGTGGTGGACTTGCCGGAGCCGGTGGGGCCGGTCACCAGGACCAGGCCTTTGTGGAGCATGGAGAACTTCTTGAGTACCGGCGGCAGCGGGGCGTCGAACTTCTCGAAATCCTCGAAGGACAGCACCTTGCTGGGGATTTGGCGAAAGACCGCGGCGACGCCGTATTTCTGATTGAAAAAATTGGCGCGAAAGCGGGAAACGCCTGGAATCTCGTAGCCGAAATCGACATCGCCCGATTCTTCGTAAACCTTGATCTTATATTCCGGCGTGATTTCGTAAAGCATCGCCTTGAGAGCGTCGCTCTCGAGAGGCGGGTACTCGACGCGGAGCAATTCGCCGTTGATGCGGAGAATGGGCGGGTTGCCGGAGGAAAGATGGAGGTCCGAGGCTTTTTGCTCCATCATGAGGTTGAAGAAAGCGTCAATCTTGGCCATAAGTCATTACGACTTGGTGTTGCTTCCATATCCAAGTCGGGTGTTTGCTGCAATCCTTGAATGCCTTGGGTGAAATTCTGTCCAGCCGCATCCGGGAGGGTGGGGCGATGCGATTTGACGCCTGGATGCACGCCGCCTTGTATGAACCGGAGCTGGGTTACTACGCGCGTCCGGGCCGGACGTTGGGGCGGCAGGGGGATTTTTACACGAGCGCCTCGGTGGGGCCGGTCTTCGGATGGTTGCTGGCCGCCCGGATTGGCTGGTGGATGGAGAAGCTGGCGGCGGAAGCGCCGGGCTCGGATTTAATGCTGGTGGAGGCCGGTGGGCATGAGGGGCCATTGGCGGCGGAGGTAGGATTGGCTTGGGTCAAGGAACGGCCTGATTGGATCTCCCGCCTGCGCTATCTTTCCATCGAGCCCATGGAATTCCTCTGGAATCTGCAGAGGGAAAGGTGGAAAGAGACCGGTCTCCCGGCCGTACGCGCGAGGGATTTGCAGGAAGCCATGGCGATGATGCCGGACCAGGGCGGCGTGGGAGTGTTTTTTGCGAACGAACTTCTCGATGCGTTTCCGATCCGCCGTTTCCGGTGGAACGTCGCGTTGAAGGACTGGTGTGAGGCTTATGTCGGGTGGGAAGGCTCGCGGTTTGTGTGGGAGTGGAGGAACTTGAGGAGGGGGACGGACTTTCCGATCATCCCGGAGGACACTTCGGGTTCCACCTCGAAACCCGAATTGCCGGAGGAACTCGCTGACGTTTTGCCGGACGGTTTTGTTTGGGAGGCGAGCCCGGCGGCACTGGAGTGGTGGGGACGGGTGAGCCGGTTGTTTCAGCGGGGCGTGTGGTTGACCTTTGACTATGGGCACGACGCATCGTCGCGATGGGATCCGCGGAGGGTGGGCGGCAGCCTGAGGGGGTATCGCGGGCATCGTCCGGTGGAAGATGTTTTGGACAGTCCGGGCGAGCAGGACCTCACGGCGCATGTTGATTGGCAGGCCGTTTGCCAGCGAGGAGAGCGTGAGGGCTTGAGGACGGTTTCGTTGGAAGCCCAGGAGCGTTTTCTGGTGCAAGTTGCGAACGAGGCAGGCTGGATGCAGGAGGGCTCGGTGTTGAGCGACGCCCAACAAAGGCGGCAGTTCATGGAACTCACGCATCCGGGCCGGCTCGGGCGTTCGTTTCAGGCGCTGGTGCAGGAACGAGTTGGGATGACGCGCTGATCCGCCGAAGAAAGCGGCGGGATTTGATCGACTCCCCATGTCGGCACTCCGGATGGACAGGAAATCCGCCAACCTATTCGAGGTTTTTCAGGGGCAGGGGAGGGGATCGCCGCGGCCGATGGGCGCAAGCGGAAGCGCCGTGATCGGCGTGCCCTGACAGCCTGCGGATGCACCGTCTCTGGATCTGGTGAGTGATTCGGAATGGCCCTATCGCCAAGACCTTGCGAGGATATTTGGAAGGCCACGGCCGTTTACAGATTGAAGGAGTGACTCCCGTTGGGGAGTTGTGAATTGGGTTCGGTCGCTCTGTGTCCTGATGTCTCCGCGAGAGCAGGTTCGACTGGTGAGTTAGGCGAGTAGATGCGGCAGCACTTCTCCGTGGATGTCCGTCAGTCGGAAATCGCGTCCCTGAAAGCGGTAGGTGAGGCGTGTATGTTCCAGGCCCAGCAAATGGAGAAGTGTCGCGTGCAGGTCATGCACGTGCGCGCGGTCCTCGACCGGGGAAAAACCGAGTTCGTCGGTTTGACCCACTTCCGCTCCCGCTTTCATGCCGCCGCCGGCGAACCACATCGTGAAGGCGTCGATGTGATGGTTGCGGCCCGTGGTGTCGCGATTTTCGCCCATCGGCGTGCGCCCGAATTCGCCACCCCAGATGACCAGGGTATCGTCGAGCAAGCCGCGGTGTTTCAAATCGAGCACCAGAGCCGCCTGGGCTTGGTCCACCTCCCGACAGACTTGGGGCAGGTCTTTTTCCAATGTTTCACCCGGACCGCCGTGGCTGTCCCAGTTGGTGTGGTAAAGTTGAACAAAGCGGACATCGCGTTCGATGAGCCTTCGGGCGAGCAAGCAATTGCGCGCAAAGGAAGGTTGTTCGCGGCTGGCGCCGTAGAGTTTCAGCGTTTCGTCCGTTTCGCCTGAGAGGTCGGTGAGCTCGGGGGCGCTGCTCTGCATTCTGAACGCCATTTCGTAGGAGGCGACGCGCGTCTCGATTTCGGGATCGGCGGTGAAGCGCGCCCGCAGCGCATTCAAGTCCCGCAGCGCGTCCAGGGTGCGGCGTTGGTCCTCCGAGGTGACGCCAGGGGGATTGGCTTGATTGAGAATCGGCTCGCGTCCCGGACGAAAAGGAACGCCCTGAAAAGTCGTGGGCAGGAATCCGCTGCCCCAATTGACGGCGCCCCCGCGCGGACCTCGAGGTCCGCTTTGGAGCACCACGAAACCAGGAAGATTCTGCGATTCGCTGCCGAGTCCGTACGCGATCCAGGAGCCCATGCTGGGGCGTCCGAATTGGCCGGAGCCCGTGTTCATGAAGAGTTTGGCGGGCGCATGATTGAACAAGTCCGTGGCGCAGGAACGGACCATGGTGAGGTGATCCACGATGCGGGCTGTGTGAGGGAAAAGATCTGACACCCACATGCCACTCTGGCCATGGCGGCGGAAAGCGCGTCGAGTTCCCAGCAGCTTGGTGCCGTGGCTCGTGTTCATGAACGCGAACCGTTTGCCGGCGATGAGCGAATCCGGAACGGGTTGGCCGTTCAATGCGACGAGTCTTGGCTTATAATCGAACAACTCGAGCTGGGAAGGCCCTCCGGCCATGAACAGATAGATGACCCGCTTGGCACGTCCGAAGTACATGGATTGTTTCGGCGCCATGGGAGAGGAGGCATTTGCCCCCGGGAAGCGGGAAAGCGCCATCCAACCCAATCCGATGCTGCATCGCTGCAGGAACCATCGGCGGCTGCCAGCCAGATCGGGATGGCGGGAGGGAAAATTATTCACGAGTGACGGTTTCATCGAGATTAAGCAGCACTCGAGCCACCGCTACCCAGCCGCGGTGGGATTCGTCCGGAGCGGAAGCTGGAGTGGGATAGGCCGACAAGAGCGCTTCGAGCCGGGACAATTCCTCGGGGGTGGGAGGCCGTCCGAGACAGGCAAGAAAGGCATGACGAAGCGTTGACGCGGGGCCTTCGCTGGATCGGGACCATGTCTTTGCCAATTCCAAAGCCATTTCATGGAACTGGGTTTCGTTCAGCAGGGTGAG
Proteins encoded in this window:
- a CDS encoding LacI family transcriptional regulator, which translates into the protein MSEASPTPPRPRRNLARVRLLDIASRAKVSIMTVSKAMRDEPDISSATKSKIKLLAQQMGYVPNSAAASLRNTRTRLLGVVLPSLSHPYWIRVLSGIEEEAHARGYHLLVGQTLQRAEREEQVLRGFFARNADGFLVAPVYRLAAQAPVYQFLAAQGTPAVVLGQRALFCADFPNVECGDLQAGERATRHLLELGHRHIAFFAGPVVSPQSQERYEGYRRALREAGLTQDDKCLYNAGTSMEEGEAAALQFLHERCAATAIVAINDMVAAGVMSVLTQQGISVPRQVSVVGAGNFHFSDKLPSPLTTMHLPKFSLGTAAVDLLLKQLEGHRVESKRLPCELIARASTAPPP
- a CDS encoding ATP-NAD kinase; this translates as MNLPTHPDTRSLAAACDLLLVMGGDGTMLRVARELDGLDTPVLGINIGNLGFLTAVVASDLPRILRQVWQGEFLMDSRPLITGRIEAGNRSPVFRALNDLVINRSGASRMVELDVAVDHQPLTRYRCDGLIISSPTGSTAYSLSAGGAIVAPDAPVFMITPICPHTLSNRSVVIGLDKVLTVTVHSTRPSAILTADGQVSLNLGHDDRVHVRRSRRRLRLLYPSGTSFFETLRRKLHWSGGHV
- a CDS encoding TlyA family RNA methyltransferase → MNPTPSPKPPASNRSSRLRLDQALVALALLPSREKAQIAILAGQVRVKGRRAQKPSDWVHLSDAIELESPERYVSRGGLKLEHALRHFQLSPAEASALDLGASTGGFTDCLLQHGAARVYAVDVGHGQLAWKLRQDPRVVVMEKTNARNLSPHSFPQPFQPFRWAVADCSFISLKLILPPLIPLLDNAAKVVALVKPQFEAGRAEASKGAGVIRDAAIHDRILRELQSWTVQDARLSWRGVVESPILGPAGNKEFLVWLEKTG
- a CDS encoding PilT/PilU family type 4a pilus ATPase, which translates into the protein MRRNELDYVLGTMLDSNKDVSDLNITVDKPLQVESSVQLVPVPIVPPVEKLTPFQTETIAFNLVNGSRWLTEDLLRTGSCDASYSLTGKARFRVNIFSQRGHYSIVLRKLNTKIPTLGDLKLPDTFHNMAKEKTGLILVTGATGSGKSTTLAALLNEINETKSIHIVTLEDPVEFVHPQKKATFNQREMGTDFDKFSSGLRAALRQAPKIILVGEMRDRETVELGLSAAETGHLVMSTLHTIDARQTINRILGMFETDEQEQIRLRLADTLRWVVSQRLAPKIGGGRQALLEIMGSNIRIKDSIVQGESEGKSFYEIVEAAYTFGWRTFDQACMDAYEQGAITEETALLYCSKRGPTTRGIDNIKKRRGEQTSSLSNLKMKTEEEEKARAKEEAAKKGPAPAIPGALKLKL
- a CDS encoding DUF1501 domain-containing protein is translated as MKPSLVNNFPSRHPDLAGSRRWFLQRCSIGLGWMALSRFPGANASSPMAPKQSMYFGRAKRVIYLFMAGGPSQLELFDYKPRLVALNGQPVPDSLIAGKRFAFMNTSHGTKLLGTRRAFRRHGQSGMWVSDLFPHTARIVDHLTMVRSCATDLFNHAPAKLFMNTGSGQFGRPSMGSWIAYGLGSESQNLPGFVVLQSGPRGPRGGAVNWGSGFLPTTFQGVPFRPGREPILNQANPPGVTSEDQRRTLDALRDLNALRARFTADPEIETRVASYEMAFRMQSSAPELTDLSGETDETLKLYGASREQPSFARNCLLARRLIERDVRFVQLYHTNWDSHGGPGETLEKDLPQVCREVDQAQAALVLDLKHRGLLDDTLVIWGGEFGRTPMGENRDTTGRNHHIDAFTMWFAGGGMKAGAEVGQTDELGFSPVEDRAHVHDLHATLLHLLGLEHTRLTYRFQGRDFRLTDIHGEVLPHLLA